The Pedobacter mucosus genome window below encodes:
- a CDS encoding glycoside hydrolase family 65 protein, with product MKNYIKADEWNIIEEGFDPHLNKISESIFSLGNGRMGQRANFEETYSGETLLGNYVAGVYYPDKTRVGWWKNGYPEYFAKVLNAANWVGIEVKIEGEILDLATAEVIDFKRVLNMHAGILERTFTAKLKNSKTVKVKATRFCSIADDEVGAICYSITPLDFEGKITLMPFIDGDVKNQDSNYDEKFWDKVADEISGTEAYIKLRTKKTEFEVCTGSNIELYKNSEKIELNPEAVRKEKFVGQTFSVDVKANEEIILIKIAANLSSENYPKETLLQETKSVIAKASAKGFDTLLNEQTQAWATKWEESDIIIEGDVSAQQAIRFNIFQLFQTYTGKDDRLNIGPKGFTGEKYGGSTYWDTEAYCVPFYLATAPQEVSKNLLIYRHKHLQKAIENAAKLGFKDGAALYPMVTMNGEECHNEWEITFEEIHRNGAIAFAIYNYIRYTGDESYLFDYGLEVLIGIARFWKQRVNWSSEKQQYVMLGVTGPNEYENNVNNNWYTNILATWCMKYATQAAEIVKNQHSEKYKSLLKNINFNDQEFADWADIIEKMYYPADAEKGIFLQQDGYLDKEQTLVKDLPESDRPINQKWSWDRILRSPFIKQADVLQGLYFFEEDYDLETLRRNFDFYEPRTVHESSLSPCVHSILAAKLNDETRAYEFYLRTARLDLDDYNNDTEDGLHITSMAGTWMSVVEGFAGMRVREGKLVFNPFLPAQWKSFSFTIGFRGATLKVEITDSGIKVKNNATVDLEIGIKDQFYKLAGNGKIEVDNAELV from the coding sequence ATGAAGAATTATATTAAAGCAGATGAGTGGAACATTATCGAAGAAGGCTTTGATCCACATTTAAATAAAATTTCGGAAAGTATTTTCAGTTTAGGCAATGGCCGTATGGGTCAGCGTGCCAATTTTGAAGAAACATATTCTGGCGAAACCTTGTTGGGAAATTATGTTGCAGGTGTTTACTATCCAGATAAAACACGTGTAGGCTGGTGGAAAAATGGTTATCCAGAATACTTTGCTAAAGTTTTGAATGCGGCGAACTGGGTAGGTATTGAAGTGAAAATAGAGGGTGAAATCTTAGATTTAGCAACTGCTGAAGTAATTGATTTCAAACGGGTCTTAAATATGCATGCTGGTATTTTAGAACGCACTTTCACTGCAAAACTAAAAAATAGTAAAACTGTAAAGGTTAAGGCTACTCGTTTTTGCAGCATTGCTGATGATGAAGTTGGTGCAATATGTTATAGCATTACGCCTTTGGATTTCGAAGGTAAAATCACATTAATGCCTTTTATTGATGGCGATGTTAAAAATCAAGACAGTAATTACGACGAAAAATTTTGGGATAAAGTTGCGGATGAAATTTCAGGAACCGAAGCTTATATCAAATTAAGAACCAAGAAAACTGAATTTGAGGTTTGTACCGGAAGCAACATCGAGCTTTATAAAAATTCTGAAAAAATAGAATTAAATCCCGAAGCAGTTCGTAAGGAAAAATTTGTAGGACAAACATTTTCTGTTGATGTAAAGGCAAATGAAGAAATCATTCTGATTAAAATTGCTGCTAATCTATCTTCAGAAAACTACCCTAAAGAAACACTTTTGCAAGAAACAAAATCTGTAATCGCGAAAGCATCTGCTAAAGGTTTTGATACCTTATTAAATGAGCAGACTCAAGCTTGGGCAACCAAATGGGAGGAAAGTGATATCATTATAGAGGGCGATGTTTCTGCTCAACAGGCTATTCGTTTTAATATATTTCAATTATTTCAAACCTACACAGGTAAGGATGACCGGTTAAATATTGGTCCGAAAGGCTTTACTGGAGAAAAATATGGCGGTTCTACCTATTGGGATACAGAAGCCTATTGCGTTCCGTTTTATCTAGCGACGGCACCTCAGGAAGTAAGTAAAAATTTATTAATCTATCGCCATAAGCACTTACAGAAAGCAATAGAAAATGCCGCTAAGTTAGGTTTTAAGGACGGCGCTGCGTTATACCCAATGGTTACTATGAATGGCGAAGAATGCCATAATGAGTGGGAAATTACTTTTGAGGAAATTCATCGTAATGGTGCCATTGCATTTGCGATTTACAATTACATCCGTTACACCGGTGATGAAAGTTACCTCTTCGATTACGGTTTGGAAGTATTGATCGGTATTGCCCGTTTCTGGAAACAGCGTGTAAACTGGAGCAGCGAAAAACAGCAATATGTAATGCTTGGCGTAACTGGTCCGAATGAATATGAAAACAATGTAAATAATAATTGGTACACTAATATTTTGGCTACCTGGTGTATGAAATATGCAACTCAGGCTGCGGAAATAGTTAAAAATCAGCATTCAGAAAAATATAAAAGTTTACTAAAGAACATCAATTTCAACGACCAAGAATTCGCAGATTGGGCGGATATTATTGAAAAAATGTATTATCCGGCAGATGCCGAAAAAGGAATTTTCTTGCAGCAAGATGGCTATTTGGATAAGGAGCAAACTTTGGTAAAGGATTTACCAGAAAGTGATCGACCTATCAATCAAAAATGGAGTTGGGACAGAATTTTACGTTCACCATTTATTAAACAAGCTGATGTTTTGCAAGGATTATATTTCTTTGAAGAGGATTACGATTTAGAAACTTTGAGAAGAAATTTTGATTTTTATGAACCACGTACCGTTCACGAAAGTTCCTTATCGCCTTGTGTTCACAGTATTTTAGCCGCAAAGCTGAATGATGAAACCCGGGCTTACGAATTTTATTTACGTACCGCTCGCTTAGATTTAGACGATTATAACAACGATACAGAAGATGGTTTGCACATCACCTCAATGGCAGGAACGTGGATGAGCGTGGTAGAAGGTTTCGCTGGAATGCGTGTTCGTGAAGGGAAATTAGTATTTAATCCATTTTTACCTGCTCAATGGAAATCTTTTTCTTTTACAATTGGTTTTAGAGGTGCAACTTTAAAGGTTGAAATTACAGACAGCGGAATCAAAGTTAAAAATAATGCAACTGTAGATTTAGAAATCGGAATTAAAGACCAGTTTTATAAACTAGCAGGCAATGGCAAAATTGAAGTAGATAACGCAGAGTTGGTATGA
- the pgmB gene encoding beta-phosphoglucomutase, whose protein sequence is MQETSNTSQPSTQIKACLFDLDGVLVDTAVYHYQAWKRLANTMGFDFTEEQNEQLKGVSRVESLNKILAWGGVEKTDAEKDELATLKNSWYVDMITKMTPAEVLPGTVDFLTAIHKAGYKLALGSASKNSGIILERTNLAHFFDEIVDGNMVTKSKPDPEVFLKGAELLGFKPDECVVFEDAVAGVEAAKRGGMKAIGIGEKSVLTKADVVVRGLDKLTVKDLEEL, encoded by the coding sequence ATGCAAGAAACATCAAATACTTCACAGCCATCAACTCAAATTAAAGCTTGTCTTTTTGATTTGGATGGCGTTTTGGTTGATACAGCCGTTTACCATTATCAAGCTTGGAAACGTTTAGCGAACACCATGGGTTTCGATTTTACTGAAGAACAAAATGAGCAACTAAAAGGCGTTAGTCGCGTAGAAAGCTTAAACAAAATTTTAGCTTGGGGTGGCGTTGAAAAAACAGATGCTGAGAAAGACGAATTGGCTACCCTAAAAAACAGTTGGTATGTAGATATGATTACCAAAATGACACCAGCTGAGGTGTTGCCGGGAACAGTTGATTTCTTGACTGCTATTCACAAAGCTGGTTATAAATTAGCATTGGGATCTGCCAGTAAAAATTCAGGCATTATCCTCGAACGTACCAATCTTGCCCATTTTTTCGATGAGATTGTAGACGGAAATATGGTTACCAAATCTAAGCCAGATCCTGAAGTATTTCTTAAGGGAGCAGAGCTTTTAGGTTTCAAGCCTGATGAATGTGTGGTTTTTGAAGATGCAGTTGCTGGCGTTGAGGCTGCAAAACGTGGCGGAATGAAAGCCATTGGCATTGGTGAAAAAAGTGTACTTACCAAAGCTGATGTTGTAGTAAGAGGATTGGATAAATTAACGGTTAAGGATTTAGAAGAGTTATAA
- a CDS encoding alpha-amylase family glycosyl hydrolase encodes MSDKKIIIYQLLPRLFGNKSNTNIPYGTLEENGSGKFNDITDKALDGIKELHANYVWYTGVIAHASLTDYSAYGIKVDDADVVKGRAGSPYAIRDYYDVDPDLAVNLKNRMKEFEALIKRTHDKNLKVIIDFIPNHVARSYHSYAKPKNVIDFGEQDELSKAFSAKNDFYYIPGQKFLVPQHEAKQTPLSVLEDGKFDENPAKATGNNVFAAQPKYDDWYETIKLNYGVDYQNGEKQYFDPIPPVWLKTRDILIYWAKKGVDGFRCDMAEMVPIAFWNWVIPQVKQTNPDLLFIGEAYNPKVYAQYLNEGKFDYLYDKVGLYDGLKKLIKNDQQADVASIKYVWQTESAGFGDKMLRFLENHDEERIASPGFAGKAELALPAMVVSATLGAGPVMLYFGQEVGEPAKGAEGYGGDDNRTTIFDYWGVPNHQKWMNNGLFDGHKLNAAQQNLRAYYSQLLKITTESDAVLHGDFFEVPSTGNMNNRMYAFIRYSGKQRLLIVANFDRTQTLGANISIPDEILKVKSSSPVTDLLTNKKLNIPAGTSIPVKLEPVSAQVIEF; translated from the coding sequence ATGAGTGACAAAAAAATCATTATCTACCAGTTGTTACCCCGTTTGTTTGGGAATAAAAGCAATACAAATATCCCTTATGGTACACTCGAGGAAAATGGATCAGGTAAATTTAATGACATTACTGATAAAGCCTTAGATGGAATTAAGGAATTGCATGCAAATTATGTTTGGTACACGGGCGTAATTGCACATGCAAGTTTAACTGATTATTCTGCATACGGAATTAAAGTTGATGATGCAGATGTGGTAAAAGGAAGAGCCGGTTCGCCCTATGCTATCCGCGATTATTATGATGTTGACCCAGATTTAGCCGTAAATTTAAAGAATAGAATGAAAGAGTTTGAGGCTTTGATAAAAAGAACTCACGATAAAAACCTGAAAGTAATCATCGATTTCATTCCAAATCATGTAGCTCGAAGTTATCATTCATATGCTAAACCAAAAAACGTAATTGATTTTGGGGAACAAGATGAACTATCTAAGGCGTTCAGTGCTAAAAATGATTTTTATTACATTCCTGGACAGAAATTTTTGGTTCCTCAACATGAAGCAAAACAAACGCCTTTATCAGTTTTAGAAGATGGGAAATTTGATGAAAATCCTGCTAAAGCGACAGGAAATAATGTTTTTGCCGCTCAACCGAAATATGATGACTGGTATGAAACCATTAAATTAAATTATGGCGTTGATTATCAAAATGGGGAGAAGCAATATTTTGATCCTATTCCACCCGTGTGGCTTAAAACCAGAGATATTTTAATTTATTGGGCAAAAAAAGGTGTTGATGGTTTCCGCTGTGATATGGCAGAAATGGTTCCTATTGCTTTTTGGAATTGGGTTATTCCGCAGGTAAAACAGACTAATCCTGATTTGCTTTTTATTGGCGAAGCTTACAATCCGAAAGTTTATGCTCAATATTTGAATGAAGGAAAATTTGATTATTTATATGATAAAGTTGGTCTTTACGACGGTTTAAAAAAGCTAATAAAAAACGATCAGCAAGCAGATGTTGCATCCATAAAATACGTTTGGCAAACAGAAAGTGCTGGATTCGGTGATAAAATGTTACGCTTTTTAGAAAATCATGATGAAGAGAGAATAGCATCACCTGGATTTGCAGGAAAGGCAGAATTGGCTTTGCCTGCAATGGTTGTTTCTGCAACTTTAGGTGCTGGTCCGGTAATGTTGTACTTCGGACAAGAAGTTGGCGAGCCAGCAAAAGGTGCTGAAGGTTATGGTGGCGACGATAATAGAACAACTATCTTCGACTATTGGGGTGTTCCTAACCATCAAAAATGGATGAATAATGGTTTATTTGATGGTCATAAATTGAATGCAGCACAACAAAATTTACGGGCATATTATAGCCAGTTACTAAAAATTACTACAGAAAGTGATGCTGTTCTTCATGGCGATTTTTTCGAAGTTCCATCTACGGGAAACATGAATAATCGCATGTATGCTTTTATTCGATATTCAGGAAAACAGCGTTTATTAATTGTAGCTAATTTTGATCGAACACAAACTTTAGGAGCCAATATTTCTATTCCTGATGAAATTTTAAAGGTCAAATCTTCTTCTCCAGTTACGGATTTATTAACGAACAAGAAATTAAATATACCTGCAGGAACGAGCATCCCAGTAAAACTTGAACCGGTATCGGCGCAAGTGATAGAATTTTAA